In the genome of Symbiobacterium terraclitae, the window GAGTCATGCAGGGCATGAGAAAATTTCTGGAGGGCCGACTGAAGCTGAAGGTCAACGAGGAGAAGAGCGCGGTGGACCGTCCCTGGAAGCGCAAGCTTCTGGGGTTCAGCTTCCTGCCCGGAAAGCGGGTCCGCATCCGTCTCGCCTCGAAGACGAAAGAGCGGTTCGCGGCGAAAGTCCGCGAAATCACCAGCCGGACACGGCCGCTGGCACCTGGCGAGCGCATCCGCCAACTCAACGCATACCTGGGGGGATGGCTGGCGTACTTCCGCCTAGCCGAAACACCCAGCGTGTTTGCGCGCATGGACGAGTGGATACGGCGCCGCCTGCGGATGTGCCTCTGGAAGCAGTGGAAGCGGGGGCGAACCCGCTACCGCGAACTGAGACGCCTGGGTCTGAAGCATGGACCCGCCCGAGAGGCGGCAGGGATGCAGGCGAGACCCTGGAGAGCAGCGCACACCCCTCAGGTGCACAAAGCCCTCGGGCTTGCTTACTGGCAAGCCCAAGGGCTGAAGAGCCTGAAGGAAAGCTACGAATCGACTCGGAGTGCTTGACGAAACGCCGGATGCGTGACCCGCATGTCCGGTGTTGTGAGAGGCCGTAGGGCGACCCTACGGTCTACTCGATCGCCTCCTCTTCGGCCACTTCTGGATCCCGCTGGTCTGGAGGAGGTAGCCGCACAGCGAGGGAACCCCGTTACTCTGCCGCCGCGGCGTACCGCCCGCGGCGGCTCTTTGTGTTCTGGTGGCGGCGCATATTACATTTTCGCAACTAGAAGGAATTGCGGCAGGAACTTGCAGAATACAGACTAGGGCCTACAAGGGCGGTTCCAGGAACAGAAAAGTACACAATCGCCATGCACTTAGAAACCACCATGCCTACTTCAGGGAGGAGGACGTCGCATGGCCGTGGAGCTCAACATCCGGCACGTCAACGTCGAAGAGCGGGCGCCCGGCTACAACGTGGGCCAGATGGTTGGCCTGGCCCTGGGTCCGGTTCTGTTCCTGAGCCTCTACCTGTTCCTCAAACCGGCGGGCCTCGGCCCCGAAGGCGTGGCCGCCCTGGCGGCCACGGCCTGGGTTGCGGTCTGGTGGGTGACGGAGGCCCTGCCGATCCCGATCACCAGCCTGCTGCCGATCGTTTTGTTTCCGGCCCTGGGGCTGGGCTCGGTGCGCGACGTCCTGGCCCCGTACGCCGACCCGACCATCTTCCTGTTCCTCGGCGGCTTCGTCATCGCCCTGGCCATCGAGCGGTGGAACCTGCACCGGCGCATCGCCCTGGGCGTCATCAGCCGCGTGGGGACCAACTCCACCCGCCTGGTGCTGGGCTTCATGCTGGCCACCGGAGGGCTCTCCGCGTTTCTCTCCAACAGTGCGACGGCCATGATGATGCTGCCCATCGGAATGGCCGTGATCAAGCAGATCGCGGAACTGCAGTGTACGTTGGGGCCTGACGGCGAGGTGCCCCGGACGAACTTCGCCAGGGTGATCATGCTCGGTATCGCCTACGCCGCATCCATCGGCGGCGTCGGCTCCATCATTGGCTCTCCGCCCAACGCCGTGATGGTGGGCGTGGCGTCCAAGACCCTGGGCGTGCAGATTACCTTCCTGGAGTACATGTACGTGGGCGTCCCGTTCGCCCTGGTCATCCTCTTCGTCGCCTGGCGGATCTTGCTGCGAGTCTTTCCGCCGGAGTTCCGTGAGCTCGACGGCGGCCGGGAGTTCGTCCGCAAGCAGCTGGCCGACCTCGGCCCGATGACCGAGCAGGAGTGGAAGGTTCTCGCCGTCTTCGGCCTCACCGCGCTGCTCTGGATCATCTACCCGTTCCTGCTGCAGGATGTCATCCCGGGAATCAGCGACACCACCGTGGCGATGTTCGGCGCCATCCTGCTCTTCCTGATCCCGAGCGGCCGGTGCCGCGGCGAGTTCCTGCTCGACGAGAAGGCCTTCGCCAAACTGCCCTGGGGCGTGCTGCTGCTCTTCGGTGCCGGGTTCTGCGTGGCCTCCGTCTTCCAGTCGTCCGGCGTGGCCGAGTGGCTCTCCGGGTTCCTGACGGGCCTCGGAGGGGTGCACTACCTCCTGATCGTCCTGGCCGTCTCGATCATGCTGGAGGTGCTCACCGAGATCACCTCCAACACGGCCGTCGCGACCATCTTCATGCCGATCCTGGTGAGCCTGGCCGATGCGCTGAACATCTCGCCCGTCGGCCTGATGATGGTCGCCGCCCTGTCCGCTTCCATGGCCTTCATGATGCCGGTGGCCACCCCGCCCAACGCCATCGTCTTCAGCACGGGCTGCGTGACCATCCGGCAGATGATGAAGGCCGGATTCTTCCTGAACGTGGCGTCGATTATCACGATCACCCTCTTCGGCTGCTTCTGGATCCCCCTGGTCTGGGGGAAGTAGCCGCACAGGGAGCGCCGGCACCGGCCGCCGCGGGGCACTGCCCTCGGCGGCCTTCTTGCGTGGACGACTGGCGGTTTTCCCCACCGGCGAAAGGAATAGGAGGGTTGTAGAGTGAATCTTCCTAAAGTAAAGACGCGGCGTGGAGGATGTGCGGCTCCCGCCGCTGTCGGACACACGGGGAGGGGATTGGATGAAGCCGACGTTCATGCGCCTGACAGGCGCGCTGCTGGCCGCGGCCATGCTGCTCTTGTCGGCGTGCTCGAAGCCGTCCGGGACCGACGGCGGTCCGAGCACCAGCAGCGGAACGGGTCAGACCGACACGGGGCAGAGCGGCAGCGGCCAGGGCGGCTCCGACACGTCCCAGGGCGCCCAGCCCAGGCGCGGTCCGAACGGGGAGGTCTATGGCGGCGTGTACCGGATGGCGGTGGGGGCCGAGCCGGCCGGGATCGACCCGCACATCGACACCACGCTGTTCACCTACCGCCTCTCGCGCAACATCTTCAGCACGCTGGTCCGCTACAAGGGCGAGACGCTGGAGCTGGAGCCCGAGCTGCTCGCCGAGATGCCTGCCATCTCGCCGGACGGCCGTACGTACTCCTTCCGCCTGAAGGAGGGCGTGAAGTTCCACAACGGCGCCGCACTCACCGCCCACGACGTGAAGTACACGTTTGAGCGGCTGCTCACGCCGGCCACCAAAGCGGCCAACACCTGGGTGCTGCAGGACGTGGTGGGCGCGGACGAGATGCTGAACGGCACCGCCACGGAGCTGGCCGGGCTGAAGGTGACCGGCGACTACACCTTCGAGATCACCCTCAAGCAGCCGTTCGGCCCCTTCCTCTACTATCTGGCCACCGCGCCGGCCTCCATCTATCCGGCGGAGTACGCCCGGCAGAAAGGCGACGCCTTCGCCCGGGAGCCGGTGGGCACCGGCCCCTTCCGGCTGAAGGAGTGGCGGGAGAACGAGCTGCTGGTCCTGGAGCGGAACCCGGACTTCTTCGAAGAGGGTTACCCGTTCCTCGACGCCATCGAGTACCGCGTGGTGGCGGACGAGTCGACCCGCTGGCTGGAGTTCGAGGCCGGCAACCTCGACAGCAACGAGATCCCGACGGTGGAGTGGGAGAACGCCACGCAGTCCGGCCGCTGGAAGGTGTGGGAGACCACCACGCTCAACACCTACTACCTGTCGCTGCAGCTGGAGATGGTGCCTGACCCGCGGGTCCGCGAGGCCATCTCGCTGGCCATCGACCGGCAGAAGATCATCGACACCATCCATAACGGCACAGGCACGCCTGCCATCGGCTTCACCTCGCCGGGTATCGTGGGTGCGCTCACCGGCGCACCGGGTTTCCCCTACGACCCCGACCGGGCGCGGCAACTGATCAAGGAGGCCGGGGCCGAGGGCATGACCATCGTCTCATGGCAGCGCGGCGGCGACAAGGTGACCGACTCCAACCTGGCGATCCAGCAGATGCTGGCGGAGGTGGGCCTCAACTACGTCGTGGAGATCTACGACTCGGCCACGTTCCGCGAGGCGCGGGCCAACGGCGAGATCATGGCCAACCAGGGCAACTGGTACGCCGACTACCCCGACCCCGACAACTACCTGTGGACCTACTTCCACTCCTCCAGCTCCAGGGGGATGTCGGTGGCCATGAACGACCCAGAGGTCGACCGCATCCTGGAGGAGGCCCGCATCAGCACCGACCAGGCGGCCCGGGTCAAGGCCTACCAGGACCTGGAGCGGAAGCTGCTGTACGAGCAGTACGCCATCATCCCGCTTTGGCACCTGAAGTCCTACTTCGTCAGCCAGCCCAACGTGTACGGCTTCAAGCTGAACCCGGTCTTCGTCTACGATTACAAGACGGTTTGGAAGGACGTCCAGTAACCTGACGCATTCCGGCGGTGGGGGCCGCGGCGCACACGGCCCCCACCCCGATCGCACATGAGGGGAGATTCGCGTGCTCGCCTACATCATCCGCCGCCTCTGGCAGGGCGTCCCGGTCCTGCTGGGGGTGAGCGTCATCACCTTCATCCTGATGCACGTGGTGCCGGGCGACCCGGTCAGCGCCGCCTTCGAGAAGCGGGCCGATCCGGAGACCATCGCCCGTATCCGCCACGAGCTGGGGCTCGACCGCCCGCTGCCGGTGCAGTACGCCGACTTCCTGGTCAAGGCCCTCCAGGGAGACCTCGGCCAGTCCTTCCAGACCCGGCAGCCGGTGGCCGAGATGATCCGCGGCGCCATGCCGGCCACCGTCAAGCTCACCCTCTCGGCGGTGCTGGTCACGGTGGTGATCGGCGTGCCGATCGGCATCATCTCGGCCCTGCACCGCGGGTCGGCCATCGACTACATGGCAACGGTGACAGCGCTCTCCTTCATCTCGGCGCCGGTATTCTGGGTGGCCATGGTCGCCCAGCTGCTCTTCGGGCACCGCTGGGGCGTGCTGCCCATCTCCGGGTTCGACACGCCGCAGCACCTGGTGCTGCCGGCGCTGGTGCTGGGCACCCGCTACGCGGCGTCGGTGGCCCGCTACACCCGCTCCTCCATGCTCGACGTGATCGGCCAGGACTTCATCCGCACCGCCCGGGCGAAGGGGCTGAGCGGGCGCGTCGTCATCTTCAGGCACGCGCTGAAGAACGCCCTGATCCCGGTGGTGACGGTGATCGGCCTGGAGATCGGCGGGCTGCTCACCGGCTCCATCCTCACCGAGTCCGTGTTCGGCATCCCCGGGCTGGGGCTGGTGACCATCCGCGGCCTCAACTCCCTGGACTTCCCGGTGATCCAGGCGACCGTGCTGCTCACGGCGGTGATCTTCGTGGTGATGAACATCGTCGTGGACATCAGCTACTCCCTGCTGGATCCCCGCATCCGCATGACCTAGGAGAGGAGCGTAGGCCATGGCAGTACCGTTACGGCAGCGGGGCCAGGCTCAGGCGGAGCCCGCCGGCCGGCAGCCCAGGACCGCGTGGCACCGGCTGCGGCAGCACAAGCTGGCGATGGCAGGCCTGGCCTTCATCATCCTGCTGATCATCGTCGCCATCCTGGCCCCGGTGCTGGCGCCGGCCGATCCCAACAAGCAGGACCTGTTCGCCAGGCTTGCGAAGCCGGGCACGCCCTTCGACGAGCTCGGGGAGGGCAAGTACTGGCTGGGCGCCGACCAGCTGGGCCGCGACGTGCTCTCCCGGGTGATCTACGGCGCCCGGATCTCGCTGCTGGTGGGCTTCGTGGCGGAGTTTATCGTGCTCTTGATCGGCGTGACGCTGGGGGCGCTGGCGGGTTACTACGGCGGCTGGGTCGACCGGGTGATCATGCGCACGGCCGACGTGCTCTTCGCCTTTCCCGACCTGCTCTTCGCCATCGCCGTCATGTTCGCCCTGGGCCGGGGGCTTCTCAACCTCTTCGTGGCGCTCTCGGTGGTGGGCTGGGCCGGCATGGCCCGGCTGGCCCGCAGCCAGGTGCTGGCGCTGAAGGAGCGCGACTTCGTCGAGGGCGCCCGGGCGGTCGGGGCCCGGGACCGGCGGGTGCTCCTCGCCCACATCCTGCCCAACGCGCTGGGCCCGATCATCGTGGCGGTGACGCTGGGCATCCCCGGCGCCATCATGAGCGAGGCCTCCCTCAGCTACCTGGGGCTGGGCGTGCAGCCCCCGACGCCCACCTGGGGGGCGATGATCTACGAGGGCCGCTCCTACCTGCGGCACGCACCGTGGATGTCGCTGGCGCCCGGGGCGATGATCATGCTGACCGTGCTCGCCTTCAACCTGCTGGGGGACGGCCTGCGCGACGCGCTGGACCCCCGCACGAGCCGCAGAGGAGGCTAGGTCCATGGCGCTCTATCCCGTGGAATCCTTCACCGGCGGCGAGCACCTGGGCATCCGTCCCGCCGCCGGCGGGCTCGAGGGGGACGGCACCTGGACCGGACCGGTGACCGAGGCCGCGCCCTTCGACTGGGCCGTGGCGTCGTGGAACGGCGCGGGCGACCGGATTGAAGTGTGCCTGCGGGTGCGCATGGCCGGGTCCTGGTCGCCCTGGTTCAGCTTCGGCCGCTGGTCGTCCACCGGGCCGAGGGGTTCTGTGGACGGGCAGGAGCGCCCGCCCTTCGGGCGCCTCGCCACCGACACCCTGCTGCTCACCGGGCCGGCGGACGCGTACCAGCTGCGCGTATCGCTCCGGGGGGCCGTGCTGACCCGGCTCTGGCTCGCCGCTGCAGTGGCCTCCCACCGGTCGGAGGAACCCCCGTTCACCCCGGCCTGGGGCGTGGACCTGGACGTGCCCCGGCGCTCGCAGATGGTCTACCCGACCGGCGGGAACGTGTGGTGCAGCCCCACGTCGCTGGCGATGGTGATGGCTTACTACGGTCACGAGGAGTCGATTCCCGACGCCACGGTTCCCGGGGTCTACGACCCCGTCTACGACGGCCACGGCAACTGGCCGTTCAACACCGCCTACGCCGGGACCCGCGGCTTCGTGGCGTACGTCGACCGCCTCGGCGGCTTCGCCGACCTGGAGCGCAGCATCGCCCGGCGCCGGCCGGTCATCGCATCGGTGGCCTACGACCGGGCGTGGCTGCCCAACGCGCCCATCGCCCGCACGGCGGGCCACATCCTGGTCGTGCGCGGCTTCACCCGGGAGGGCGACGTGATCGTCAACGACCCGGCGGCGGAGGACGACCGCGGGGTGCGGCGGGTCTACCGGCGCGACCTGTTCCAGCGGGCCTGGCTGGACCGGGGCGGCGTGGTATACGTGGTGGCCCCCTTGGCCAGGCCTGACGGGCCTGGTGTAGAATAGCACCAGACCGGCCGTAGAGCTGCGCCGGTCGAGGAGGTGCACCTGTGGACAGGTTGATGGAGATTCGCGCCCAGGTTCCTGCGGTGAGCACCCAGGTCTACCTGAACACCGGCACGGCCGGGCCCATGCCCGAGCCGGTGCGCGCCGCGATGGTGGAGTCGCTGGCATCCCAGTTGGCCGACGGGCGAATCCGGGCGGACTACTACGTGAAACTGTCCCGGCTCAAGCGGGAGATCCGGGAGCGGCACGCGGCCCTCCTGGGCTGTGACCCCGAGGAGATCGCCCTCACCCAGAACACCACCGACGGGATGAACATGGTGACCCTGGGGGTGAACTGGCAGCCCGGCGACGAGGCGATCACCACGAACCTCGAGCACGCGGGCGCGCTTTTCCCGCTCTTCGCAGCCCGGCAGCGCTACGGCATCACCATCCGGATCGCCGACGTGCTGGACCGGCCCGAGGAGGCCGCGGCGGTGATCGAGCGGCTGATCACGCCGCGCACCAAGCTGATCTCGCTCTCGCACGTCTCGTACATCACCGGGGCCGTGCTGCCCATCCGGGAGATCGCCGAGGTCGCGCACCGCCACGGCGTGCTGCTGCTGGTGGACGGCGCCCAGTCCTTCGGCGCCATGCCGGTGGACGTGAAGGCGCTCGGGGTCGACTTCTACGCCGTGACCAGCCAGAAGTGGCTCTGCGGCCCCGAGGGGGCCGGTGCCCTCTACGCCTCCCGCGACGCCATCTCGCAGGTACGGATCACCTTCGCCAGCTACGGCACCGCGCAGTCCTACGACCTGTACGGCGGCCTGTTGCCCTGGGGCAACGCGAAGAAGTTCGAGCAGGGTACCGTCCAGCCGGCGGTCCTGGCCGGGCAACTGGCCGCGCTCCGCTGGCTGACGGAGGAGGTGGGGACGGACTGGGCCCACGGGCGCATCAGACGGCTCGCGGCCGACGCCCGGGAGCTGCTCGCCGCCGTGCCCGGCGTCACCGTGGTCACCCCGGCCGAGACGGCGGGGCTGGTGACCTTCCAGGTGGAGGCGAACGCCGATGCGGTGCTGAAGGCCCTGGCCGCGCAGGAGATCATCGTCCGCACGGTGCCGCACCCCCGCAGCCTGCGGCTCTCGACGGGCTTCTACAACACGGAGGAGGAGCTGGAGCGGCTGGCCGCTGCACTGCAGCCGCTGGCCCGGGCCTGAGCGAACCCGAGGGCCGCCCCCGCCAGGGGAGCGGCCCTCATCCCGCTTGATGCGCCGGCTGCGCGGAAATCGAACCAAAAGGGCCGCCCCCGATATCGTTCAGGTAGACCGTCGGGGGCGCCATCCGTGCACTGAGGGCGGGCCGATCCCGCCCGGGCCGGGGCGTATGGACCATGGAATCAGGCCCATGGTAGCATAAGACCTGTTAAGATCGCTGAACATGAGTAAAAAGGAGGACGAACCGTGCCCAACATCCGGGAGTCCGCTCTCCCTGGCATTGGTCGCAAGTTCCAGATCGAGGCTCGCAGCGGTGACAAGATGGTTGTGGTGATCCACGACGACGGGCGGCGCGCCCTGTATCACTTTCACTACGATGATCCCGAAGAGCCGATCTCGATGGTGACGCTCGACGACGACGAGGCCCGCCAGGTGGCCGCGATCATCGGCGGCATGACGTATCAGCCCAAGGATCTGGAGTCCGTGGAGGTCGCGCTGCACGACCTGGTCATCGAGTGGTACAGGGTCGAGCCCGGCTCGCAGGCAGTGGGCAAGCGCATTGGCGACCTGCAGGTGCGCCAGAAGACCGGCGCCAATATCATCGCCATCATCAACAAGGACAAGAGCCAGAAGGTCAGCCCTGGGCCCGAGGAGGTGCTCAGCGCCGGGCAGACCCTGGTGGTTGCGGGAGAACGCCACCAGGTGAAGGCGCTGAAGCAGCTCATCATCGGGGAGGGCAAATAGCGGATGGAGCATGTCGTATTTGAACTCGGTCTCGCGCTGGCCCTGATGGCGGCGGCCGGCTACCTTGCCGCCAGGCTCCGCATCTCCAACGTACCCTTCCTGATCGTGACGGGCATGCTGCTGGGACCGCATGCCCCCAAGATCGGGATGATCGACCTCAGCTTCATCAACAGCGCCCCGCTGATCGAGTTCATGGGGCGCCTGGGCGTGCTGTTCCTGCTCTTCTACCTGGGCCTTGAGTTCTCCATTGGCCGCCTGGTGAAGTCCGGCAGGAAGATCGCCGTGGCCGGCACCATTCACGTCGGCCTCAGCCTCCTCGTCGGCCTCGGCTTCGGCCTGCTGATGGACTGGCCCCTCAAGGAGGTCCTCGTGGCCGCCGGCGCCATGACCGTCACCTCCAGCGCGATCATCGCCAAGGTGCTGGTCGACCTGAAGCGCACCGCGAACCCGGAGACCGAGCTGATCCTGGGCATCGTCATGGCCGACGACATCTTCCTCGCCGTCTACCTCTCCATCGTCTCCGGCTTCGTGCTGAGCGGCGCTACGTCCGTGGGCGGGGTTCTTCTCTCGGCGGGCACCGCGTTCGGCTTCATGATCGGCGTGCTCCTGCTCAGCCGGCTGGCGATGCCGTGGATCAACCGGTTCCTCAATGTCCAGTCGAACGAACTCTTCCTGCTCATCGTCTTCGGCGCGCTCATGCTGGTCGCCGGCTTCGGCGAGTCGCTGCACGTCGCCGAGGCCATCGGCGCCCTCCTCTTCGGCCTCGCACTGGCGGAGAGCGACCACCGGGAGCGCGTGGAGCACCTGATCCTGCCGTTCCGGGACTTCTTCGGGGCCCTGTTCTTCTTCAGCTTCGGCCTGTCCATCGACCCCTTCGGGCTGGGCGGTGCCATCGTCCCGGCCGTGATCGCCGCCGTGGCCAGCCTGATCGGCAACTACACCGCCGGCATGTTGGCGGGCCGCGCGGCGGGGCTCTCCTACAAGGCCTCGTCCAACATCGGCCTGACCATCGTCGCCCGCGGCGAGTTCTCCATCGTCATGGCCAACCTCGGTGCGGCGGGTGGTCTGCTGCCGATCCTGCAGCCGTTCGCGGCCCTGTACGTACTCATCCTGGCCATCGCGGGCCCGCTGCTGGCCAAGGAGTCGCGTGCGATCTTCAACCTGCTGAACAAGGTCTTCCGGTGGCAAAAACCGCTGCCTGAGCGGAAAATCGTCGTGCCCGCCGCCCCGACGGAGGGGCAGGACTAGCCGGCACGGGCAGCTCAAGATGTGGGCCGCTCCACACACGGGGGAGCGGCCCTTCGTGATCTCACAGGTCCAGCTGCTCCCGCTTGACGGCCTCGTGCGCGGCCGTTGCCGCCAGCACCTGGTCCCACAGGCCGCCCACGCGCTCGCGCATGGCCGCGAGGCCGGCGGCCGTCACACCGCCGGGGGTGGAGACCCGTTGCATCGTATCGGCGAAGGAGTAGCCGGTCTGCTCCATGAGCTCGCAGGTGGCCCGGGCCGTCTCCCGCACCATCGCCTCCGCGACCTCGCGGGGGAGGCCCGGGGCCCTGCGGCAGGCTGCCTCGGCCAGGGCCTGGAAGGCGCAGCTGAGGAAGGCCGGCCCGCAGGAGGTGAGGTCCGAGGCCGCCCGCACGTCCGC includes:
- a CDS encoding group II intron maturase-specific domain-containing protein, with product VMQGMRKFLEGRLKLKVNEEKSAVDRPWKRKLLGFSFLPGKRVRIRLASKTKERFAAKVREITSRTRPLAPGERIRQLNAYLGGWLAYFRLAETPSVFARMDEWIRRRLRMCLWKQWKRGRTRYRELRRLGLKHGPAREAAGMQARPWRAAHTPQVHKALGLAYWQAQGLKSLKESYESTRSA
- a CDS encoding SLC13 family permease; this translates as MAVELNIRHVNVEERAPGYNVGQMVGLALGPVLFLSLYLFLKPAGLGPEGVAALAATAWVAVWWVTEALPIPITSLLPIVLFPALGLGSVRDVLAPYADPTIFLFLGGFVIALAIERWNLHRRIALGVISRVGTNSTRLVLGFMLATGGLSAFLSNSATAMMMLPIGMAVIKQIAELQCTLGPDGEVPRTNFARVIMLGIAYAASIGGVGSIIGSPPNAVMVGVASKTLGVQITFLEYMYVGVPFALVILFVAWRILLRVFPPEFRELDGGREFVRKQLADLGPMTEQEWKVLAVFGLTALLWIIYPFLLQDVIPGISDTTVAMFGAILLFLIPSGRCRGEFLLDEKAFAKLPWGVLLLFGAGFCVASVFQSSGVAEWLSGFLTGLGGVHYLLIVLAVSIMLEVLTEITSNTAVATIFMPILVSLADALNISPVGLMMVAALSASMAFMMPVATPPNAIVFSTGCVTIRQMMKAGFFLNVASIITITLFGCFWIPLVWGK
- a CDS encoding ABC transporter substrate-binding protein; its protein translation is MKPTFMRLTGALLAAAMLLLSACSKPSGTDGGPSTSSGTGQTDTGQSGSGQGGSDTSQGAQPRRGPNGEVYGGVYRMAVGAEPAGIDPHIDTTLFTYRLSRNIFSTLVRYKGETLELEPELLAEMPAISPDGRTYSFRLKEGVKFHNGAALTAHDVKYTFERLLTPATKAANTWVLQDVVGADEMLNGTATELAGLKVTGDYTFEITLKQPFGPFLYYLATAPASIYPAEYARQKGDAFAREPVGTGPFRLKEWRENELLVLERNPDFFEEGYPFLDAIEYRVVADESTRWLEFEAGNLDSNEIPTVEWENATQSGRWKVWETTTLNTYYLSLQLEMVPDPRVREAISLAIDRQKIIDTIHNGTGTPAIGFTSPGIVGALTGAPGFPYDPDRARQLIKEAGAEGMTIVSWQRGGDKVTDSNLAIQQMLAEVGLNYVVEIYDSATFREARANGEIMANQGNWYADYPDPDNYLWTYFHSSSSRGMSVAMNDPEVDRILEEARISTDQAARVKAYQDLERKLLYEQYAIIPLWHLKSYFVSQPNVYGFKLNPVFVYDYKTVWKDVQ
- a CDS encoding ABC transporter permease, whose protein sequence is MLAYIIRRLWQGVPVLLGVSVITFILMHVVPGDPVSAAFEKRADPETIARIRHELGLDRPLPVQYADFLVKALQGDLGQSFQTRQPVAEMIRGAMPATVKLTLSAVLVTVVIGVPIGIISALHRGSAIDYMATVTALSFISAPVFWVAMVAQLLFGHRWGVLPISGFDTPQHLVLPALVLGTRYAASVARYTRSSMLDVIGQDFIRTARAKGLSGRVVIFRHALKNALIPVVTVIGLEIGGLLTGSILTESVFGIPGLGLVTIRGLNSLDFPVIQATVLLTAVIFVVMNIVVDISYSLLDPRIRMT
- a CDS encoding ABC transporter permease, whose translation is MAVPLRQRGQAQAEPAGRQPRTAWHRLRQHKLAMAGLAFIILLIIVAILAPVLAPADPNKQDLFARLAKPGTPFDELGEGKYWLGADQLGRDVLSRVIYGARISLLVGFVAEFIVLLIGVTLGALAGYYGGWVDRVIMRTADVLFAFPDLLFAIAVMFALGRGLLNLFVALSVVGWAGMARLARSQVLALKERDFVEGARAVGARDRRVLLAHILPNALGPIIVAVTLGIPGAIMSEASLSYLGLGVQPPTPTWGAMIYEGRSYLRHAPWMSLAPGAMIMLTVLAFNLLGDGLRDALDPRTSRRGG
- a CDS encoding peptidase C39 family protein gives rise to the protein MALYPVESFTGGEHLGIRPAAGGLEGDGTWTGPVTEAAPFDWAVASWNGAGDRIEVCLRVRMAGSWSPWFSFGRWSSTGPRGSVDGQERPPFGRLATDTLLLTGPADAYQLRVSLRGAVLTRLWLAAAVASHRSEEPPFTPAWGVDLDVPRRSQMVYPTGGNVWCSPTSLAMVMAYYGHEESIPDATVPGVYDPVYDGHGNWPFNTAYAGTRGFVAYVDRLGGFADLERSIARRRPVIASVAYDRAWLPNAPIARTAGHILVVRGFTREGDVIVNDPAAEDDRGVRRVYRRDLFQRAWLDRGGVVYVVAPLARPDGPGVE
- a CDS encoding aminotransferase class V-fold PLP-dependent enzyme, whose product is MDRLMEIRAQVPAVSTQVYLNTGTAGPMPEPVRAAMVESLASQLADGRIRADYYVKLSRLKREIRERHAALLGCDPEEIALTQNTTDGMNMVTLGVNWQPGDEAITTNLEHAGALFPLFAARQRYGITIRIADVLDRPEEAAAVIERLITPRTKLISLSHVSYITGAVLPIREIAEVAHRHGVLLLVDGAQSFGAMPVDVKALGVDFYAVTSQKWLCGPEGAGALYASRDAISQVRITFASYGTAQSYDLYGGLLPWGNAKKFEQGTVQPAVLAGQLAALRWLTEEVGTDWAHGRIRRLAADARELLAAVPGVTVVTPAETAGLVTFQVEANADAVLKALAAQEIIVRTVPHPRSLRLSTGFYNTEEELERLAAALQPLARA
- a CDS encoding cation:proton antiporter regulatory subunit, with product MPNIRESALPGIGRKFQIEARSGDKMVVVIHDDGRRALYHFHYDDPEEPISMVTLDDDEARQVAAIIGGMTYQPKDLESVEVALHDLVIEWYRVEPGSQAVGKRIGDLQVRQKTGANIIAIINKDKSQKVSPGPEEVLSAGQTLVVAGERHQVKALKQLIIGEGK
- a CDS encoding cation:proton antiporter produces the protein MEHVVFELGLALALMAAAGYLAARLRISNVPFLIVTGMLLGPHAPKIGMIDLSFINSAPLIEFMGRLGVLFLLFYLGLEFSIGRLVKSGRKIAVAGTIHVGLSLLVGLGFGLLMDWPLKEVLVAAGAMTVTSSAIIAKVLVDLKRTANPETELILGIVMADDIFLAVYLSIVSGFVLSGATSVGGVLLSAGTAFGFMIGVLLLSRLAMPWINRFLNVQSNELFLLIVFGALMLVAGFGESLHVAEAIGALLFGLALAESDHRERVEHLILPFRDFFGALFFFSFGLSIDPFGLGGAIVPAVIAAVASLIGNYTAGMLAGRAAGLSYKASSNIGLTIVARGEFSIVMANLGAAGGLLPILQPFAALYVLILAIAGPLLAKESRAIFNLLNKVFRWQKPLPERKIVVPAAPTEGQD